From Pseudoalteromonas sp. R3, one genomic window encodes:
- a CDS encoding major capsid protein, with the protein MSDTYSPRTLYGVVQKKKAKVSSLFLSLFFPNMYTFETADVDIDKVDEAVNSAVFVAPEVNGKVIKTRGHTTTKITPASLKPKHDVDVTKTTKRRPGEAFSGELSLQQRRRAIMIQNFVDEELAIQQTEEWMAVRAVVDGNYTCEGEGLPEPINVNFNRSAENQVTLVGAASWLTKDRATYNPLRDIEQYSIASEHGINILICDQLGWGLLNEFKAVADKLETRRGSNSQLETALKDLGKDVSYKGYLGDVLVVVYTGHRLVNGAKESYLDNYTFVLGHTGIELARMYGAILDDDAIEAGMSETDRFPKTYKETGDVAKTYTVTKSAPLMANTDPDGFVVVKLA; encoded by the coding sequence ATGTCAGACACATACTCACCACGAACTTTGTACGGTGTCGTGCAAAAAAAGAAAGCGAAGGTATCTTCGCTTTTTTTATCCCTGTTTTTTCCGAACATGTATACGTTTGAGACAGCGGATGTTGATATCGACAAAGTCGATGAAGCGGTAAACTCTGCTGTTTTTGTAGCCCCTGAGGTAAACGGCAAAGTCATTAAGACCCGTGGTCACACTACAACGAAAATTACACCAGCGTCATTGAAACCTAAACATGATGTAGACGTCACCAAAACGACCAAGCGGCGCCCGGGAGAGGCTTTCTCTGGAGAGCTCAGCTTACAGCAACGCCGCAGAGCGATCATGATACAGAACTTTGTCGATGAAGAGCTAGCTATTCAGCAAACGGAGGAGTGGATGGCAGTGCGAGCTGTCGTGGACGGCAATTACACCTGTGAAGGTGAAGGGCTGCCAGAGCCTATTAACGTTAACTTCAATCGCAGTGCTGAAAACCAGGTGACCCTGGTTGGGGCTGCATCCTGGCTGACCAAAGATCGCGCCACATATAATCCGCTTCGCGATATTGAGCAGTACTCAATTGCTTCAGAGCATGGCATCAACATTCTGATCTGTGATCAGCTTGGGTGGGGCCTCTTGAATGAATTCAAAGCTGTGGCGGATAAGCTTGAAACGCGACGCGGTTCGAACTCCCAACTTGAGACGGCCCTAAAAGATCTCGGCAAGGACGTATCATACAAGGGGTATCTCGGCGATGTGCTTGTCGTGGTTTATACAGGCCACCGATTAGTAAATGGGGCCAAAGAGAGCTACCTGGATAACTACACGTTTGTGCTTGGGCATACAGGGATTGAATTAGCAAGAATGTATGGTGCCATTTTGGATGATGATGCCATTGAAGCCGGTATGTCTGAAACTGATCGCTTTCCAAAAACTTATAAAGAAACCGGTGACGTAGCTAAGACCTACACGGTCACCAAATCCGCACCATTGATGGCGAACACAGATCCTGACGGGTTCGTTGTTGTCAAGCTAGCCTAA